In Sphingomonas psychrotolerans, the following proteins share a genomic window:
- a CDS encoding SapC family protein, producing MSADPQGDEQAVANPLPLFYRAPEPLTAHRHGDWRLHDGDLSFAAETPFVPIVAGEIAAAARDYPVVFAAGGAQPIAVLGVEYENLFVEDGRWIPDAYVPAYVRRYPFGFIRTVNPDGFALAIDTGADRVTREGEDGAALFDADGPTALTRQAMRFCEAFEGEAAATSAFVGALVAADLLVDRRADVTLPDGRKLGLDGFGIVDAERFAALPGETILDWHRKGWLGLIHLHLSSLERFPALLARRASRNEASAS from the coding sequence ATGTCCGCCGATCCCCAGGGCGACGAGCAGGCCGTTGCCAATCCCCTGCCGCTCTTCTATCGAGCGCCCGAACCGCTGACTGCCCATAGGCATGGCGATTGGCGCCTGCACGACGGCGATCTTTCCTTCGCGGCGGAAACGCCGTTCGTGCCGATCGTCGCCGGAGAGATCGCTGCCGCGGCGCGCGACTATCCGGTGGTATTCGCAGCCGGCGGCGCTCAGCCGATCGCCGTGCTGGGCGTCGAGTACGAGAATCTGTTCGTCGAGGACGGCCGTTGGATACCCGACGCCTATGTGCCTGCTTATGTGCGGCGCTACCCCTTCGGCTTCATCCGCACGGTCAACCCCGATGGCTTCGCGCTCGCCATCGATACGGGCGCGGATCGCGTTACCCGCGAAGGCGAAGACGGTGCTGCGCTGTTCGACGCCGATGGACCTACCGCGTTGACGCGTCAGGCGATGCGGTTCTGCGAAGCGTTCGAGGGCGAGGCTGCGGCGACAAGCGCCTTTGTCGGGGCGCTGGTCGCCGCAGACCTGCTGGTAGATCGTCGTGCCGACGTGACGCTGCCGGACGGGCGCAAGCTAGGGCTGGACGGTTTCGGCATCGTCGACGCGGAGCGGTTCGCCGCGCTGCCCGGGGAGACCATCCTCGATTGGCACCGCAAGGGCTGGCTCGGCCTCATCCATCTCCATCTGTCATCGCTCGAACGCTTTCCGGCGCTGCTCGCCCGGCGTGCGAGCCGCAATGAAGCCTCAGCGTCCTAG
- a CDS encoding OmpH family outer membrane protein has product MNVRIFIAATALLGAASSVVAQTTGGTGAAATPAAQPLGGPLVAGVCLLSREAIYANAVVGKSVSARLQELARAAQAEIDAERKPLEAEAKALEGKPETPQLAPRRQALVSKWQALQLKAAHNGREIEATRGKALMRIATAAQPVIAQVYGQKKCGLLFDRGSALGGNFGNDLTVDVVKGLDATVLTIPVERERLPQQAAGAQ; this is encoded by the coding sequence ATGAACGTGCGTATCTTCATCGCTGCCACCGCTCTTCTCGGCGCAGCTTCGTCTGTGGTTGCGCAGACTACCGGGGGAACCGGCGCGGCGGCGACGCCGGCAGCGCAGCCGCTCGGCGGCCCGCTGGTGGCGGGCGTGTGCCTGTTATCGCGTGAGGCGATCTACGCGAATGCCGTCGTGGGCAAATCGGTGTCGGCGCGACTTCAGGAACTGGCACGTGCTGCCCAAGCCGAAATCGACGCGGAGCGCAAACCGCTGGAGGCTGAAGCGAAGGCGTTGGAAGGCAAACCCGAAACGCCCCAACTGGCGCCGCGTCGTCAGGCGCTGGTCAGCAAGTGGCAGGCCTTGCAGTTGAAAGCGGCGCACAACGGCCGGGAGATCGAGGCGACGCGCGGCAAGGCATTGATGCGGATCGCCACGGCGGCGCAGCCGGTAATCGCTCAGGTCTATGGTCAAAAGAAATGCGGGCTGCTGTTCGACCGCGGCTCGGCGCTCGGCGGAAATTTCGGCAACGACCTGACGGTCGATGTGGTGAAGGGCCTGGACGCGACGGTCCTGACGATCCCGGTTGAGCGTGAGCGGTTGCCGCAGCAAGCGGCAGGCGCGCAATAG
- a CDS encoding calcium-binding protein translates to MRETILQDDILAIEAVSQLSIGDASVVEGDSGTRNLVFTVTRSGSTADAVSVEYGVNLDGTASIGDLADGAVLAGTLDFAAGETTRTIVIAVKGDTVIEANEALSVQLYPLSGDIVLADDTATGTILNDDVLLSHVSISDASVVEGDSGTRNLVFTVTRTGGTDAASLEYGINLDGTASIGDLADGAILAGTLDFAAGETTRTITLAVKGDTVVEGNEALSVQLYPLSGDVVLDDDTGTGTILNDDVLPSHISISDASVVEGNNGTRNLVFTVTRTGGTDAASLEYGVDLDGTASIGDLADGAVLAGSLDFAAGETSKTITVAVKGDTAVEADEALSVRLYPLSGEIVFDDHTGTGTILNDDQPNQSPAAHHDAVAVNEDATTANLWSTLLGNDSDPEGQPLSISAVNASGTLGHVVFDASTQKLQYVADADAFDALAPGATATDSFTYTVTDAGGLTSTATVNVTVTGIADGVTHIGTTNDDTLNGTAGEDTLWGGLGNDTLNGLGGHDLLDGSLGKDKLDGGDGNDTLYGGLGRDELRGGNGNDVLYGGLGKDKLWGGAGADSFHVSWLEGNDTVYDFSTTEDRIVLDDGVTVSGTSVTDVNSDGVNDLILQLSLGGSVTLLGVSNASQVDVVTGDSFWSHASSVTGAFDHVAPVELAHGF, encoded by the coding sequence GACCTTGCCGATGGCGCAGTGCTCGCCGGCACGCTCGACTTCGCCGCCGGCGAAACCACCAGGACGATCGTCATTGCGGTCAAAGGCGACACCGTGATCGAAGCCAATGAGGCGCTCTCGGTCCAGCTCTATCCGCTGAGCGGCGACATCGTCCTTGCCGACGACACCGCCACCGGCACGATCCTCAACGACGACGTGCTTCTCAGCCATGTCAGCATCAGCGATGCCAGCGTCGTCGAGGGCGACAGCGGCACCCGCAACCTCGTCTTCACCGTGACCCGCACCGGCGGCACGGACGCGGCGAGCCTCGAATATGGCATCAATCTCGACGGCACCGCATCAATCGGCGACCTCGCTGATGGCGCGATCCTCGCCGGCACGCTTGACTTCGCCGCCGGCGAAACCACCAGAACGATCACCCTCGCGGTCAAGGGCGACACTGTGGTCGAAGGCAACGAAGCGCTCTCGGTCCAGCTCTATCCGCTGAGCGGCGACGTCGTCCTCGACGACGACACCGGCACCGGCACGATCCTCAACGACGACGTCCTCCCCAGCCATATCAGCATCAGCGACGCCAGCGTCGTCGAGGGCAATAACGGCACCCGCAATCTCGTCTTCACCGTGACACGCACCGGCGGCACCGATGCCGCGAGCCTCGAATATGGGGTCGACCTCGACGGCACTGCATCGATCGGCGACCTTGCCGATGGCGCCGTCCTCGCTGGTTCGCTCGATTTCGCTGCCGGCGAGACCAGCAAGACGATCACCGTCGCGGTCAAGGGCGACACCGCGGTCGAAGCCGATGAGGCGCTCTCGGTCCGCCTCTATCCGCTCAGCGGCGAGATCGTCTTCGACGACCACACCGGCACCGGCACGATCCTCAACGACGATCAACCCAACCAGTCACCGGCCGCGCACCATGACGCGGTCGCAGTCAATGAGGACGCGACCACCGCCAATTTGTGGTCGACCCTGCTCGGTAACGACTCCGACCCCGAGGGTCAGCCGCTGTCGATCAGCGCGGTCAACGCTTCGGGTACGCTCGGCCACGTCGTGTTCGACGCCTCGACCCAGAAGCTGCAATATGTCGCCGATGCCGATGCGTTCGACGCGCTCGCGCCCGGCGCCACCGCGACCGACAGCTTCACCTACACGGTGACCGATGCCGGCGGCCTGACCAGCACCGCGACGGTCAACGTCACCGTGACGGGGATTGCCGACGGCGTGACGCATATCGGCACGACCAATGACGACACGCTGAATGGCACCGCGGGCGAGGATACCTTGTGGGGCGGTCTCGGCAACGACACGCTGAACGGCCTCGGTGGGCACGACCTGCTCGACGGCAGCCTCGGCAAGGACAAGCTCGACGGTGGCGACGGAAACGACACGCTGTACGGCGGGCTGGGCAGAGACGAGCTTCGCGGCGGCAACGGTAACGACGTGCTGTACGGCGGGCTGGGCAAGGACAAGCTATGGGGCGGCGCGGGTGCCGACAGCTTCCATGTCAGCTGGCTCGAGGGCAACGACACGGTCTACGACTTCAGCACCACCGAGGATCGGATCGTACTCGACGACGGCGTGACGGTGAGCGGCACCAGCGTCACCGACGTCAACAGCGACGGCGTCAACGATCTCATCCTCCAGCTCAGCTTGGGCGGATCGGTCACGCTGCTCGGCGTGAGCAACGCCAGCCAGGTCGATGTCGTCACCGGCGACTCCTTCTGGAGCCACGCGTCGAGCGTGACCGGCGCATTCGACCATGTCGCGCCGGTCGAACTGGCGCACGGCTTCTGA